GTCACCGCCGCGATCTGGGTGACCGGGATGGCCGAGGTGTTGGTCGCCAGCACCGTACCGGGGGCGCAGATCTTGTCCAGGGCCCGGAACACCTCGTGCTTGAGTTCCAGCTTCTCGAAGACCGCCTCGACCACGATGTCGGCGTCGCCGACCGCCTCCAGCTCGGTGGTCGGGGTGATCCGGGCGAGCGTCGCCTCGACGTCGCCGGCCTCGATGGTGCCCTTGGCCGCGAACTTCTCCAACGAGGTACGGATCCCGGACATGCCGCGCCGGGTGGCGGCGTCGTCGATGTCGCGGAGCGTCACCTGCCAGCCCGCCCGCGCGGCGACCTGGGCGATGCCCGAACCCATCAGACCGGCCCCGACGACCGCGAGTCGACCCGCCATGTGCTCACTCCCTCGGCTGGATTGTGTCCGTCCCGAGCACCATAACGGTCGTCCTCAGCATCGACCGACGCCGGCCGCGAGGGCATGCTCGCGGCCGGCGTCGGTGCTGTGGATCGGTGAACGTACCCGGATCAGCTCGCGGCACGCAGCGGAGCGAGCGCCGTGCTCCAGGCCACCGTCTGGTCGAGCGTGGTGTTCAGGGCGTCCCGGTGGAAGTCGTTGGGCTTGAAGACGCTGAAGTTCTCGAAGTCGGTGTGCAGCGACAGCGCCACCTGGGACCGTACGTCGGCCATCATCAGCTCGCCGGCGATCAGGCGCAGGTGCTCCACCGCGCGGGCGCCGCCGACCGAGCCGTAGCTGACGAAGCCGACGGCCTTGTTGTTCCACTCGGCGAACAGGAAGTCGATCGCGTTCTTCAGGGCACCGGAGGTGGAGTGGTTGTACTCCGGCGTCACGATCACGAACCCGTCGAACGAGGCGATCTTGGCGGCCCACTCCAGCGTGTGCGGCTGGGAGTACTGCCCCATCGACGGCGGAATGGCCTCGTCGAGGTGCGGCAGCTTGTAGTCGAGCAGGTCGATCAGCTCGTAGTCCGCGTCGCTGCGCTGCGTGGCGATATCGAGCACCCAGCGGGCCACCTGCTCGCCGTTGCGGCCGGGACGAGTGCTGCCAAGAATGATGCCAATCCTGGTCATTTCTGTAATTTCCCCTCTGAAGTTCGCAGCACTCACGTGCTTGCTCGGTCAAGCAAATATTCGGATTGTTGCTTTGTCAAGCAACTGCCGTGTTAGTGTGTTCTCCATGACAGCCGCGCCAACCCCGCTGAGCAGCGACGAGGAGGCGTTCGTCCGGGCCCTGGGCCGGGCGATCATCGTCGTTCCCCGGGCCCTGGACGCCGAGCTGATGCGCGAGCAGCGCATCTCGATGAACGAGTACGCGGCCCTCATGCACCTCTCCGAGGCGCCCGACCGGCGGATGCGGATGAGCGAACTGGCGAGCGCCTGCGACCTCTCGCTGAGCGGGATGACCCGGATCGTCACCCGGCTGGAGCAGCAGCGCTTCGTCGAACGGATCAGATGCCCCGAGGACGCCCGAGGCTGGAACGCGGTCCTCACCGACGCCGGGCTGACCCGGCTGGAGCAGGCGTACCCGGCGCACCTCGCCAGCGTCCGCCGGCACATCGTCGACCACGCCGCCGGGCTGGACCTGCCCCGGATCACCGAGGCCCTGCGACGCTTCGCCACCACGGGCGTGTGCGCGGAACACGCTACCGACAGCTCGACCGCCTGAGCCGGCCCGCCGCCCGCCGGTCATAGCGTGAAGGCCGGCTCTTCCGGCGCGGTCGCCCGCTCCACCTCGACCCCCAGCGTCCGCAGGTCGGCGATGAAGTCCGGATAGCCGCGGTCCACGTGGTGCACGTGCGAGACCTCGGTGACGCCGTCGGCGCAGAGACCGGCGATCACCAGTCCGGCACCGGCCCGGATGTCGGTGGCCCGGACCGGGGCGCTGGAGAGCCGTTCCCGACCCCGGACCACCGCGTGGTGCCCGTCCGTCTTGATGTCCGCGCCCAGCCGGGCCATCTCGTTCACGAACATGAACCGGCCGTCGAAGATGTTCTCGGTGACCAGCGAGGCCCCCTCGCTCACCGAGGCCAACGCGATCGCCATCGGCAACAGGTCGGTGGCGAACCCGGGGAACGGCAGCGTCACCACGTCGACCGCCGACGGCCGCCGGTCCAGTTGCACCCGGAACGCGTCGGCCCGGGTCTCCACCAGGCAGCCGGCGGAGACCAGCTTGTCCAGCGCGATCTCCAGGAAGGCCGGACTCGCACCGGTCACCGTCACGTCGCCCTGGGTCATCGCCGCCGCGAACGCCCAGGTACCGGCGACGATCCGGTCCCCCACCGTGGCATGGCGGACCGGATGCAGCTCGGCTACGCCCTCGATCCGCAGGGTGGAGGTGCCGGCGCCCTCGATCCGGGCCCCCATCTGGGACAGCATCGTGCAGATGTCCACGATCTCCGGTTCCCGGGCGGCGTTGTCGATCTCGGTGACGCCCCGGGCCAGCACCGCCGCCATCACCAGGTTCTCGGTGGCACCGACGCTGGGGAAGTCGAGCCAGATCGTCGCGCCGCGCAGGCCGTTCGGCGCCGACGCGATGACGAAGCCGTGCTCGCCGGAGATCTCCGCACCCATCCGGGCCAACCCGGCGACGTGCATGTCCAGCCCCCGGGAGCCGATGGCGTCCCCGCCGGGGTGGGCGACCCGGACGTACCCGCGCCGGGCCAGCAGCGGCCCGAGCACGCAGATCGACGCCCGGAGCCGGCGTACCAGGTCGTAGTCCGCCTCCGTACCGGGCGCGTCCGGCACCTCGATGGTGACCGAACAGGACCGGGCCACGCCCTCGGGACCACCTGCCGCCGCGACCCCGGCGCGCTCGGCGGACGGAACCGGTTCGTCATCGGCGAACGAGACCTGGCAGCCGAGTCGGCGCAGCACCTCGCCCATGATCGCGATATCGGTGATCCGGGGAACGTTGGTGATCACACTCCGCCCCGGCGCCAGCAGGGCCGCGGCCATCAGCTTCAGCGCGGAATTCTTGGCACCCACGACGTGCACCTGGCCGGCCAGCCGGGCACCGCCGCTCACCCTGATCACATCCACGTCGCAGATCGTAGAGTCGTCGGCCCCACCCGGCCCGGCGCCGCTGGTCCAGCCGCCGTCCGGCCCCACCGCCGACTCCGACCCCGTCGCCTCCGACCCCGCCGCCTCCGCCGCCGGCCCCGAGCCCGGCGCGCTTTCCGGGTCCGCACCGGGCCGCGCGGGCGCGATCGACGTCGACATCCGTACGCTGTGCGTCATGGCCGTCCACCTCACCCGCATCTACACCAGGGCCGGCGACGCCGGCACGACCAGGCTGAGCAACAACGAGAAGGTCGCCAAGACGGATCCGCGGATCGCCGCGTACGCCGACGTCGACGAGTGCAACGCGGCCATCGGAGTGGCGCTGGCGCTCGGCCAACTCGACGAGGGCCTCCGGTCGGTGCTGGGCACGATCCAGAACGACCTCTTCGACGTCGGCGCCGACCTGTCCAACCCGGTCGAGCCGGAGCCGGCGTACCCGCCGTTGCGGGTCACCGAGGAGTACGTGCTCCGGCTGGAGGGCTGGTGCGACGAGTACAACGCGGAGCTGGCCAAACTCGACTCCTTCATTCTTCCCGGCGGGACCCCCGGAGCGGCGCTGCTGCACGTGGCGCGCACGATCGCCCGGCGTGCGGAGCGCTCGGCATGGGCGCTGCTCAGTGCCGAACCAGATCGAACCAGTACCCTTCCGGCAAAGTATCTCAACCGTCTCTCGGATCTGCTGTTCATCCTGGGAAGAACGGCGAATCCGGACGGCGACGTGCTATGGGTCCCCGGCGCTAACCGGTAGCCCCCGGTGGGCGGGTTGCACCATGTCGAGGTCTGGGTACCCGACCTCGGCCGCGCCGAACGTAGCTGGGGCTGGCTCCTCGGCGAGCTGGGCTGGACCCCGGAGCAGAGCTGGCCGGCCGGGCGCTCCTGGCGACTCGGGCCGACGTACCTGGTGCTGGAGGAGTCCACCGCGCTGTCGTCCCGGCGGCACGACCGGCTCGCCCCGGGCCTCAATCACCTGGCCTTCCACGCCGGCCCGCCGGCCGCGGTGGACCGGCTGGTCGCCGGGTCGTCGGCGTACGGCTGGTCGCTGCTCTTCGCCGACCGCCACCCGTACGCCGGTGGGCCGGACAACTACGCCGGTTACCTGACCGACGAGTCCGGATTCGAGGTGGAACTCTGCGCCTCAGTCCCCACTCCCGGGGACTGACCGTCCGGTGGTTCCCCGGCCGACCGGAAAGGGTCGCCGGGTTCCCGGACCGGCCGGCCGGTGCGGTTGCCCCAACGGTGAGCCGCTCCTGCGCCGGAGGCGCCGCCGACGCAGCGGGGCGGGTACGGGCACCGGCGTGGGAACGGATGGGCTGGGCGGCGGGCCGCTGGCGTCGTACCCGATGACAGCGGACCGGGCCCGGAGCCGGCGCCCGAGCCACAGCCCGGCCAGCAGCCCCACCTCGACGGCCAGCAACGCCCCGGCGGCCAGGTACAGCCAGCCGGGCAGCAGTCCGCTGAGACGGTCGACGAGCACGACGACGGGGTCCACCGGTCAACCGTGCCGGGCGGGGCGGGCGCTCAGCCTCGTACCGTCAGCCACCCGGGCTCCGTCGACTGGCCGGCCGGCACCCTAGGGGCCGGACGGGCCGGGTTCAGGGTCGCCCCTCGGCGTCGTGCGGGTCGATCGGCTGGAAGGCGTCGTCGACCAGGCCGAGGCGGTGCGCGACCACCGCGGCCTGGACCCGGTTGCGGAGCCCGAGCTTGTCCATCGCGGCCGAGACGTGCGTCTTGACCGTGGTGATGCCCAGGTGCATCCGCGCGGCGATCTCGGCGTTGGAGAGCCCGGCCCCGACCAGGGCCAGCACCTCGCGCTCCCGGCCGCTGAGCAGCCGCCGCCCCGAGGGGCGCAGGTTGTCGACCTCCCGCTCGGCCTCCCGGGTGTGCGCCAGCAACGCACGGTTGACGATCCGGGCCAGTACCGCCGGGGCCAGCAGTGGTTCGCCCCGGGCCGCCCGCCCCACGGCCTCCACCAGGTCCTCCGGGGCACCGTCCTTGACCAGGTAGCCGATCGCACCGGCACCGAGCGCCCCATAGATGTTGGCGTCGTCGGCGAAGGTGGTGAGCACCAGTACCCGGGTGGCCGGATGCTGGTCGAGGATCCTCCGGGTCGCCTCGATGCCGTCCATCCGGGGCATCCGCAGATCCATCAGTACGACGTCCGGGCGCAGCCGTTCGGCCAGCCGGACCGCCTCGCGGCCGTCACCCGCCTCGCCGACGATGTCGAACCCGCCGGCGGTACGCAGCAGCAGCGTGACACCGGCCCGGACCAGGGCCTGGTCGTCCACCACGAGTACCCGGATCATCGCCCGGACCGCCCGGCACGCTCGGCACGCTCGGCCTCGACCGGCCGGTTGAGGACCTTCTCCCGGAGCTGGCCGGTGGCGGTCTTCTCCCTGTTCTGGCCGGGTTGGCCGGACGTCTTCTCCGCGATCGGGCCG
The nucleotide sequence above comes from Plantactinospora soyae. Encoded proteins:
- a CDS encoding MarR family winged helix-turn-helix transcriptional regulator, with amino-acid sequence MTAAPTPLSSDEEAFVRALGRAIIVVPRALDAELMREQRISMNEYAALMHLSEAPDRRMRMSELASACDLSLSGMTRIVTRLEQQRFVERIRCPEDARGWNAVLTDAGLTRLEQAYPAHLASVRRHIVDHAAGLDLPRITEALRRFATTGVCAEHATDSSTA
- a CDS encoding NADPH-dependent FMN reductase, whose amino-acid sequence is MTRIGIILGSTRPGRNGEQVARWVLDIATQRSDADYELIDLLDYKLPHLDEAIPPSMGQYSQPHTLEWAAKIASFDGFVIVTPEYNHSTSGALKNAIDFLFAEWNNKAVGFVSYGSVGGARAVEHLRLIAGELMMADVRSQVALSLHTDFENFSVFKPNDFHRDALNTTLDQTVAWSTALAPLRAAS
- a CDS encoding VOC family protein yields the protein MGGLHHVEVWVPDLGRAERSWGWLLGELGWTPEQSWPAGRSWRLGPTYLVLEESTALSSRRHDRLAPGLNHLAFHAGPPAAVDRLVAGSSAYGWSLLFADRHPYAGGPDNYAGYLTDESGFEVELCASVPTPGD
- a CDS encoding response regulator produces the protein MIRVLVVDDQALVRAGVTLLLRTAGGFDIVGEAGDGREAVRLAERLRPDVVLMDLRMPRMDGIEATRRILDQHPATRVLVLTTFADDANIYGALGAGAIGYLVKDGAPEDLVEAVGRAARGEPLLAPAVLARIVNRALLAHTREAEREVDNLRPSGRRLLSGREREVLALVGAGLSNAEIAARMHLGITTVKTHVSAAMDKLGLRNRVQAAVVAHRLGLVDDAFQPIDPHDAEGRP
- the murA gene encoding UDP-N-acetylglucosamine 1-carboxyvinyltransferase — encoded protein: MTHSVRMSTSIAPARPGADPESAPGSGPAAEAAGSEATGSESAVGPDGGWTSGAGPGGADDSTICDVDVIRVSGGARLAGQVHVVGAKNSALKLMAAALLAPGRSVITNVPRITDIAIMGEVLRRLGCQVSFADDEPVPSAERAGVAAAGGPEGVARSCSVTIEVPDAPGTEADYDLVRRLRASICVLGPLLARRGYVRVAHPGGDAIGSRGLDMHVAGLARMGAEISGEHGFVIASAPNGLRGATIWLDFPSVGATENLVMAAVLARGVTEIDNAAREPEIVDICTMLSQMGARIEGAGTSTLRIEGVAELHPVRHATVGDRIVAGTWAFAAAMTQGDVTVTGASPAFLEIALDKLVSAGCLVETRADAFRVQLDRRPSAVDVVTLPFPGFATDLLPMAIALASVSEGASLVTENIFDGRFMFVNEMARLGADIKTDGHHAVVRGRERLSSAPVRATDIRAGAGLVIAGLCADGVTEVSHVHHVDRGYPDFIADLRTLGVEVERATAPEEPAFTL
- a CDS encoding cob(I)yrinic acid a,c-diamide adenosyltransferase, whose protein sequence is MAVHLTRIYTRAGDAGTTRLSNNEKVAKTDPRIAAYADVDECNAAIGVALALGQLDEGLRSVLGTIQNDLFDVGADLSNPVEPEPAYPPLRVTEEYVLRLEGWCDEYNAELAKLDSFILPGGTPGAALLHVARTIARRAERSAWALLSAEPDRTSTLPAKYLNRLSDLLFILGRTANPDGDVLWVPGANR